A single window of Synechococcus sp. C9 DNA harbors:
- a CDS encoding 5-(carboxyamino)imidazole ribonucleotide synthase, translating to MNPTVGVLGGGQLAWMLAQAAQDLGITLWVQTPDPQDAAVSLSAGQVIAPLDDPSGLAQLMQKCDLITFENEFINWELLARSARPGVMFRPNLASLAPLLDKYDQRCYVRDLGIPQPEFWLLSQGDPPPTLPLVVKARRHGYDGLGTRIIRTPAELTALWQEWAVPTVLAEAYVPFEQELALVAARDCQGTIAAYPVSRTHQVNQVCRWVYAPAPLPDAVSQQLQQHTHTLLTALDYQGILATEWFYLREGNGDDKILLNEIAPRTHNSGHYTLDACVTSQFHQHLRAITGQSLGSTALTTPGALMVNLLGYETATCEYLAQRQQLAQWGKVYWYGKTQSRPGRKLGHITLRDCHPEEIQSWVERIESLWSGGAGSAILVMPKI from the coding sequence GTGAATCCGACCGTAGGCGTTTTGGGCGGGGGACAACTGGCGTGGATGTTGGCACAGGCGGCTCAGGATTTGGGAATTACTTTGTGGGTACAAACCCCCGACCCCCAGGATGCCGCCGTTTCCCTCAGTGCTGGGCAGGTGATTGCGCCCCTGGATGACCCGTCAGGTCTTGCCCAACTGATGCAAAAATGCGACCTGATTACTTTTGAAAATGAATTTATCAACTGGGAATTACTTGCCCGCTCTGCCCGCCCTGGGGTCATGTTTCGCCCCAATTTAGCCAGCCTTGCCCCCCTTTTGGATAAATACGATCAACGCTGTTATGTCCGGGATTTGGGCATCCCCCAACCGGAATTTTGGCTTCTGTCCCAGGGTGACCCCCCACCCACCCTACCCCTGGTCGTGAAAGCCCGCCGCCACGGTTATGACGGTTTGGGTACCCGGATCATTCGCACCCCGGCAGAGTTAACCGCCCTGTGGCAGGAATGGGCTGTTCCCACCGTTTTGGCTGAAGCCTATGTGCCGTTTGAGCAGGAATTGGCACTCGTCGCCGCCCGGGACTGCCAGGGCACTATTGCCGCCTACCCCGTCAGCCGCACCCACCAAGTCAACCAGGTTTGCCGGTGGGTCTATGCCCCCGCCCCCCTCCCCGATGCGGTCAGCCAGCAACTCCAACAGCACACCCACACCCTGCTCACCGCCCTGGACTACCAGGGGATTTTGGCGACGGAATGGTTTTATCTCAGGGAAGGCAATGGTGATGACAAGATACTGCTTAATGAAATCGCCCCCCGCACCCACAACTCCGGTCACTACACCCTGGATGCCTGCGTCACTTCCCAATTTCACCAGCATTTACGAGCCATCACCGGGCAATCCTTAGGCAGTACCGCCCTGACCACCCCCGGTGCCTTGATGGTCAACCTACTGGGCTATGAAACCGCCACCTGTGAGTATTTAGCTCAACGGCAACAGCTGGCGCAATGGGGCAAGGTGTACTGGTACGGCAAAACCCAATCCCGACCGGGGCGCAAACTCGGGCACATCACCCTCCGAGATTGCCATCCTGAGGAAATCCAGTCCTGGGTTGAGCGCATCGAATCCCTCTGGTCAGGTGGTGCCGGGAGTGCTATCTTGGTCATGCCCAAAATTTAG
- a CDS encoding serine/threonine-protein kinase, whose amino-acid sequence MIKVTGRTTAYNPMSYCLNPDCPAPENAATENSCRACGSPLVLKGRYRAVKPIGQGNFGRTFQAVDESIPSRPPCVIKLFQPQVIQSPEAMQKAMTLFEQEAVQLERLGNHPQIPDLLAYFILDGKSYLVQKFIDGQDLADELLRKGTFDETKIRQLLADLLPVLDYIHQQNVIHRDVKPKNIIRQKSDQKLFLVDFGAVKFVRESGLFKTGTAIGSSGFAAPEQMMGKAVFASDLYSLGATCIYLLTGISPSKLFNIRENVWLWRQAVKQPLSEGLMQFLDKLLQRLPGQRFASASVAWEAFQALEQPTRSVSTLGRLGVPGAGLSNPLNPLPGLGRLGGLGTGGTNPPVTPVRTTGGTIPPTGAGRPASRLNPDTGRLSQTPPSRLGTRTPPPQTTTVQVDPTWPCVHTLAGHSNWVKALGFSPDSRYLFSCGRDGLVLCWGLSSLSYPRQLSWGSNNPAGLHALALSPDGRLLAAAGEERVIKLWQLPGDKPIRTLGNLFNKHGGTIDSLAMRPDGLVLASASEDKTIKLWQVDNGALLTTLTGHASHVRSVTFTPDGRLLVTGSWDNSIKVWLTDGGDPLRNILGPSSFSGSGFNVVVVSPDGRVIVAGSEDTAAHLWHLHNGDPITTLTGHKEGVRAVAYSPNGRYLVTGGWEGSIRVWDGQSYGLLMTLAGHEKGITSLAFSPDQRWLASGSRDNTIKLWQIAK is encoded by the coding sequence ATGATAAAAGTGACCGGGCGCACCACTGCATATAACCCCATGAGCTATTGTCTCAACCCCGACTGTCCCGCCCCCGAAAATGCGGCTACGGAAAACTCCTGTCGTGCGTGTGGCAGTCCCTTGGTGCTCAAAGGGCGTTATCGGGCGGTCAAACCCATTGGGCAGGGGAATTTTGGGCGTACCTTTCAGGCGGTGGATGAAAGCATTCCCTCCCGTCCCCCCTGTGTGATTAAACTTTTTCAGCCCCAGGTGATCCAATCCCCGGAGGCGATGCAAAAAGCCATGACCCTGTTTGAACAGGAGGCGGTGCAACTGGAACGCCTGGGCAACCATCCGCAAATACCTGATTTATTAGCCTATTTCATCCTGGATGGCAAATCCTATCTGGTGCAAAAATTTATTGACGGTCAAGATTTAGCGGACGAACTGTTGCGGAAAGGTACCTTTGATGAAACCAAAATCCGGCAATTACTGGCTGATTTACTCCCGGTGCTGGACTATATTCACCAGCAAAATGTCATTCACCGGGACGTGAAGCCGAAAAATATCATTCGCCAAAAATCCGACCAAAAGCTATTTCTGGTGGACTTTGGGGCTGTGAAGTTTGTGCGGGAATCGGGTTTATTCAAAACGGGTACGGCGATTGGGAGCAGTGGGTTTGCCGCCCCGGAACAGATGATGGGCAAGGCGGTGTTTGCCAGCGATTTATACAGTTTGGGCGCCACCTGCATTTATCTCCTGACGGGTATTTCCCCCAGTAAATTATTTAATATCCGGGAAAATGTGTGGCTCTGGCGGCAAGCGGTCAAACAACCCCTGAGCGAAGGGTTGATGCAGTTTTTGGATAAATTATTACAGCGGTTACCGGGGCAACGATTTGCTTCGGCGTCGGTAGCCTGGGAGGCATTCCAAGCCCTGGAGCAACCCACCCGCTCGGTGAGCACCTTGGGGCGTTTGGGGGTACCGGGGGCGGGTTTGAGCAATCCCTTGAATCCTTTACCGGGGCTGGGGCGACTTGGGGGCTTGGGCACTGGTGGCACGAATCCTCCGGTCACACCCGTGCGTACCACTGGAGGTACCATTCCCCCCACCGGGGCAGGTCGTCCTGCCAGTCGGCTCAATCCCGATACGGGTCGTTTGTCCCAAACCCCACCTTCCCGCCTTGGCACCCGCACCCCACCCCCCCAGACGACGACGGTGCAGGTCGATCCAACCTGGCCTTGTGTTCATACGTTAGCTGGTCATAGTAATTGGGTCAAGGCCTTGGGTTTCAGTCCCGATAGCCGTTATCTATTTAGCTGTGGTCGGGACGGTCTGGTGCTGTGTTGGGGGCTAAGTTCCCTGAGTTATCCCCGCCAGTTGAGTTGGGGGAGCAACAATCCGGCGGGATTACACGCTTTGGCGCTCAGTCCTGATGGGCGGTTGTTGGCGGCGGCGGGGGAAGAACGGGTGATTAAACTCTGGCAACTGCCGGGGGACAAACCCATCCGTACCCTGGGCAATTTATTTAACAAGCACGGGGGCACCATTGACTCCCTGGCGATGCGTCCCGATGGGCTGGTACTGGCGAGTGCGAGCGAGGACAAGACGATTAAACTTTGGCAGGTGGACAATGGGGCGTTGTTGACCACCCTTACGGGTCATGCCAGCCATGTGCGTTCCGTCACCTTTACCCCGGATGGGCGGTTGTTGGTCACGGGCAGTTGGGACAATTCGATCAAGGTATGGCTGACGGATGGGGGCGACCCCCTGCGGAATATCCTTGGCCCCTCTAGTTTCAGCGGCAGTGGGTTCAATGTGGTGGTGGTCAGTCCCGACGGGCGAGTAATTGTGGCTGGCAGTGAAGATACCGCCGCCCATCTGTGGCATCTCCATAACGGCGACCCGATTACCACCCTCACGGGGCACAAGGAAGGGGTGCGGGCGGTGGCCTATAGTCCCAATGGGCGCTATCTGGTAACCGGTGGTTGGGAAGGGAGCATCCGGGTGTGGGATGGGCAGTCCTATGGGTTGCTGATGACCTTGGCGGGGCATGAAAAAGGGATTACGTCCCTGGCGTTTAGCCCAGACCAGCGGTGGCTGGCCAGTGGTAGCCGGGATAATACGATCAAACTCTGGCAGATCGCCAAGTAG
- a CDS encoding ribonuclease H family protein produces the protein MTRSKAYVVWRGRKPGVYRTWDDCWAQVRGFSGAQYKSYPDQATADRAFYENGGDLPMPDSPSKTDYVRQSYAVDGACSGNPGVMEYRGVLTESGVEIFHRGPYPLGTNNIAEFLAIVTALQWCAARGCDWPIYSDSQIALGWVQKRQCRTNLALENTPLGAEIRAAERWLRTHPYPNPLLKWDTRRWGQIPADFGRK, from the coding sequence ATGACCCGTAGCAAAGCCTATGTGGTGTGGCGGGGACGTAAACCCGGTGTTTATCGTACTTGGGATGACTGTTGGGCACAGGTGCGGGGCTTTAGCGGGGCGCAGTACAAAAGCTATCCCGACCAGGCGACCGCCGACCGAGCTTTTTACGAAAATGGCGGCGATTTACCCATGCCTGATTCCCCTAGCAAAACGGACTATGTGCGCCAAAGTTACGCCGTGGATGGAGCCTGCTCCGGCAATCCGGGGGTGATGGAATACCGGGGTGTGCTCACCGAGAGCGGGGTAGAAATTTTTCACCGGGGCCCCTATCCCCTGGGAACCAACAACATCGCTGAATTTCTGGCGATTGTCACCGCATTGCAATGGTGTGCGGCACGGGGCTGTGATTGGCCAATCTATTCCGACTCCCAGATCGCCCTGGGTTGGGTGCAAAAACGCCAATGCCGTACCAATTTGGCGTTAGAGAACACCCCCTTAGGTGCGGAAATTCGTGCCGCCGAACGCTGGCTCCGCACCCACCCCTACCCCAACCCCCTGTTGAAGTGGGACACCCGTCGTTGGGGGCAAATCCCAGCGGATTTTGGGCGGAAATAG
- a CDS encoding DUF2854 domain-containing protein: MLQRIPLGGVGLVIGSILTVIGFGAYFADMPTLNLAGFFYGIPLLLGGLALKAAELPPVPWRQPTPPEVMAHRTQATPTQNQIRQEVTRYRYGEKVHLGAALERLKLGETDEEWPVLVGIHEELRDNHYTLVLTFDSPDVPWTMWQEKVEKLTNFFGPDIQIALHQPQEEMVELALLSTR, translated from the coding sequence ATACTGCAACGGATTCCCCTCGGTGGGGTGGGTTTGGTGATTGGTTCCATCTTAACGGTGATCGGTTTTGGGGCTTACTTTGCCGATATGCCGACTTTGAATTTGGCTGGTTTCTTTTACGGGATTCCCCTCCTGCTGGGGGGATTGGCCCTGAAAGCGGCGGAATTGCCCCCGGTACCCTGGCGGCAACCCACACCCCCGGAGGTGATGGCGCACCGGACGCAGGCCACCCCGACCCAAAATCAAATCCGCCAGGAGGTCACCCGCTACCGTTACGGGGAAAAAGTGCATTTGGGTGCGGCCCTAGAACGGCTGAAATTAGGGGAGACGGATGAGGAATGGCCGGTTTTGGTGGGTATCCATGAGGAATTGCGGGATAACCATTACACCTTGGTATTGACCTTCGATTCCCCGGATGTGCCCTGGACGATGTGGCAAGAAAAGGTAGAGAAATTAACCAATTTTTTTGGCCCCGATATTCAAATTGCCCTCCATCAACCCCAGGAGGAAATGGTGGAATTGGCCTTACTGAGTACCCGTTAA
- a CDS encoding anti-sigma factor — MNDPTEELLAGLVLQDLSAQEWEVWETQMATDPALAQELTALNTAWHSLAYGCEAVAPPPPLKQKILATAPARPRPWLWGIAAAGVVGSCGLGAWGWFNGQQLRLAQRELQVQREVVAALQNRDTQMATLTGRDTAKGATARVLTGQGEVLVVFNQKLPKPPKDQVYVLWAITKDGKKIACGKFIPNESGVIRWANPRFMPNAPNVQTLAITQEPDMTDAPTGPMVMGGSAI; from the coding sequence ATGAACGACCCCACGGAAGAATTATTGGCTGGTCTGGTTCTCCAAGACCTATCGGCGCAGGAATGGGAGGTGTGGGAAACCCAAATGGCCACCGACCCGGCTTTGGCGCAGGAATTAACCGCATTAAATACCGCTTGGCATAGTTTGGCCTATGGTTGCGAAGCCGTGGCACCTCCCCCTCCCCTCAAACAGAAAATTCTCGCCACCGCCCCGGCCCGTCCCCGGCCTTGGTTGTGGGGGATAGCGGCGGCGGGGGTGGTAGGGAGTTGTGGACTGGGGGCCTGGGGTTGGTTCAACGGTCAGCAGCTGCGCCTCGCCCAGCGGGAATTGCAGGTACAACGGGAAGTGGTGGCGGCCTTGCAAAACCGGGACACCCAGATGGCCACCCTGACGGGCAGGGATACGGCCAAAGGAGCGACTGCCCGGGTGCTGACGGGGCAAGGGGAAGTGCTGGTGGTGTTTAACCAAAAACTCCCCAAACCCCCCAAGGATCAGGTCTATGTCCTGTGGGCGATCACCAAGGATGGGAAAAAAATCGCCTGCGGTAAATTCATTCCCAACGAGAGTGGGGTGATTCGCTGGGCCAATCCTCGCTTTATGCCCAATGCCCCGAACGTACAAACCCTAGCCATTACCCAAGAGCCAGACATGACGGATGCCCCCACGGGTCCAATGGTAATGGGTGGGTCAGCGATTTGA